The Lineus longissimus chromosome 6, tnLinLong1.2, whole genome shotgun sequence sequence GAAACAACGGCAGGCGCGGATCACGGCAGAGGAGGTCTGTCTTCAGGCTGAAAGGCAAGCTTTGCACACGCACTTGGATAAACCCGTCCCCGCCAGAGTCTTCACTGGGTACGAACTCGGGGACGTCGGGTCAGTCTGGAACGGGCAATGGGCAGACCGGGCAGACTCGGCCACAGCGCTCCTGTCGCAGAGGCTACCGTCGTGTCGCCGGGAGATGCGTGAGGCAAAGACGAAGGCAAAGTGGTTAGGCACCCTTTGAGTATACTCCAGACGCAGTgaatcggcctcgtccctcaccataTCAGACACTATGAATAagatgacgaaatggaatgCTTTGGGAGATGTTCTGTTAAGTTACTTTAGTGAAGACAGCTAAATTTCGCTGGATATCTTTCATGAGGCTGAAGTTCTTTAAAAAACCAGCCCCGTTCGTATTAATTGAGTTTTCTTGTGACTCAGcttagaaataaacattgctgcAGTGCAGTTTTGTGCACGCAAATACGCTGAAGCTTGGCAGGTATTTGTATAGTCTAAACGACGGTATTAACAAAGCCAAGTAATTTTTAAACCATTGATAATAAACGATATGAGACAATAAGTTGTAGTTTTTATTTCACGAGGGCATTTTTTTCGGTTTGTTCAGAGATTCAGACTTCAGGCAGGGCACTGGTCAGAATGGGCAAACTCAACCACAGCGCCGTGCCTGTCGAAGGGGCTTTCGTCGTGTCGCCGGAAGATGCGTAAGACAACGACAAAGACATAGTGGTTAGAGGGGACCTTTTGAGATGCTCTGATGCCAGTCACTACAGTTGTGCTGATAGCACCATGCACCCTATATTAGTCTCGTGAACTTGCACTCAGTCCCAACAGAAGTATTGTATTCGTCCAAGGAGAACGTAACGATGTACAAGAGGTCAACTATCATACTTTTCACTGAACGGAGAAGAGTCCGTGGACGAATTGTGACATGTCCCTGGACTGATTGTGCAACGAATAGAGACATGTCTCTGGACCGATTGTGCAACGAATAGAGACATGTCTCTGGACCGATTGTGCAGCGAATAGAGACATGTCTCTGGACTGATTGTGCAACGAATAGAGACATGTCTCTGGTCCGATTGTGCAGCGGATAGAGACATGTCTCTGGACCGATTGTGCAACGAATAGAGACATGTCTCTGGACCGATTGTGCAGCGAATAGAGACATGTCTCTGTGCAGCGAAAACAGACTACTCTCCCTTGACTGAATGTGCAAGAGCACGCGTCCCGGGCCCTGGTCAGCTTGTGCAACAAATAGAGACATTTCCCTGGTGTGGAGTGGTGTCCCTAGAAATCCTTGACTGATTGTGCCACGGTGGTTTCGATCAACCAGTAGAGACACCATGCTACAACCAGATAAACTACATTCTACAACAGAACTCAAGAGAACAACCTCAGTTTTGCACTTATACTTTATTGCAATTGACCCATTTTCAACAAACAACAATTAAGTATTTCTATCACCGGGCTGGAATAATTTGGCACCAtctaaacataaacataagaataatttacttgttGTTGATTCACAGCTTATTCATATCGCCAATAGCCCATTTTTCACAAAGAGTATATAGTGATGACACCTACTGACACTACGCCAGCACTGAAACAAAGTAGGAAACCAGCAAACTACAAGACATCAACAATCACAAAATATAACTCCACTTAATGATTTGtcattttctgattgaaatagGGAACCTCATCATGACCACCTGTAGTCATGTAGCATACCTAACTTTAAAATATCAGTGGTTACAAACCGTAAGGTacaatatataggcctatactttAGCAAAATAGTTCTCTCTCTCAACAAAATAGCACACCCAGGACAAGACATACCCTGATATGGACCACACAAAAATAAGTATTTATCAGCCATCACAAATTGACAAAGAGGCACCAAAACACTCACCGTGAGTACTTAGAACACACTTGAGTCATAATCCACTGCCATGAGGCACAGTCTTCAAGGTTACATTATAAGCCGTTAAACATGAATATATCAAACAGTTAAAATAATCTTAAAGGCACACAAACACATTGGTAGTTGTGAAAATCTCAATTCATCTtcgaaaagtttttaaaatgttccaaATCACGATCCATCAATCTTTGTTCGCGAATAAATTTTTTATTATTTATGTTCTTCAACAACACACTGATTTCACCCAATGAAGGCAGTCTCTTTGAAGAGCAAAACAGAACTGAGCAAAGCTCAAACAGTATCTGATGTTGCCCCCGCACGCACCGACTTCACCCAATGAAGGCGTCGACCGTGAAGTGTGAAGTGTGACCAGGCAAACAGCTGGAATATGGCACAAGCTACTGGGATGTAGATGAGGAGGGAAAACACTCCCATACGATACGCCTCAGCAGCAACAGTATCCATCTCCTTCAGGTTAAGTTTAATAGAGCCGTCAGCGTTCCCCGATTGGAAAATATCATGACCTGCAAGAAACGAAagttagaatagaaattaaaaaaaacaaacggCTCACTACAAGCTGCAGATGTTCTCATCGCAGAAACACCCTATATGCAGAATACACACCATCTGTTGCCATATCTAACAATGCCTCAATCAAAAGTAAATTCATTGATTCTGAATCACACTTGGCAATCTCAGTTACTGCTGCATAATTAACAGTATATGCTTTGAAGTGTGTTCCGGCTATAAAGCATTTATTGGTCCGGCTGTTGTGTTGTGCGTGTTGTGATGTACAATTTACAGAGATTTCACTTCCTATCTCACATGACTCGGCACTAATCTCAATGATAGCTCCCCAGTATTACTGTTACCAAAACGGTCCGTTTCCTTACCTGTTTGTACTGACAGTAGCCACATACCCAAGAGAGGGGCAAGGGTCTGGCCAGGTTTCGACACCAAGGCAGATGTGCCAAACATCAGAGCGGAGACAGCCTGTTTCCGACCATGGATGACGAAGTCCTCATCGACCAAGTCACTGATCACCAGGTTCAGCAGTTTGCAGGTACCCTCAGTAAAAACACGATTACTGAAAGGAAACAATCAGTTTTTGAAATATACGTGGAATTATCCATTCAGTTAAGAACACCATGCCAACAGTCAATTTCTATTCTGCAGCATTCATTCATGTGAATCTGTATCACTGTGGCTTAGTAAGAGCATGGTGTCATATAGGCCTAGTGACTCGGACCACTAGGGTAGGTTGCCAATTGGGTGTCTTGGACAACTGATGTGGACTTCCACCAGGGAAGAGTCCACTACAAGCCACTAAACAACATTTACTCACCTTGCGATAAAAATAGCCAGCAGCCAAATTGAACTTGGTCCCAACAGCAGCATGACAATGGCGAGAATGAGTTTGATAAAGAATAGCATTCGTATCACAGCATAAACTCCCATACGACGACACAGCGTCAAGAAATACAGGTTGTTGATGTGTGGAGCGATGAAAGATATCCCTGAAAAGATAGAGCAGAATCATTAGACAAAGTGGCGTGTCTCTCTGCTAGTGGTGActggttgtgccattgtctctCCTCGTGgtaactggttgtgacattgtctctactTTAATATTGGTTCAATACCAATTTTACTCATGATTGAACGGAAGTAGCCTTGGGTATttctcaaagacacaaagacttAACAGTGTCAGTAGTTGTCCTTCAGAGATTCCTCAATGCTAAGCAATGTGTACTTGAACCATGCCCCACTGATACTTACCTAGAAGTACGGAACAACCAGTCTGAGATATGGCATCACCCAATAAATGGTCCAAAAATAACGGGAAAAAGTTGCTATTAAAATGACAGTGAAATACCTGAAAGAGAGAATGGTATATCATCAGTATATCAACAAGTAGATCTTTTCTTTTCCCATTGTCAGTTGGGAAAATCTGTCAGTATTTTGCACGTGTGATAGCCAGGATTAATCTGATGTTAGATTATCCTTGCTCATGTGATACTCACCTGAACTAAATTCATGGCAGCAAACCACCCAAAGTTGCGATGTGACAGTAGCTGCTTGACAAATGTTTTGAGCACAGCTCTCTCAGGCAAATGAGCAACATCATCTGGAACACTGAAATAGAATCACATTTGTATTTTAGAGCTTACGTCTTTACATGCATAAATATCATTAAACTTCATCTCATAAAAGAGAGATAATGTACAGCACCAATCTACTGCATCAGTATAGACGACTTGTATGATGTTATGGCAGACGGAGTCAGGAAGCGCAAAAGAGCTACATCGCTAGTGACGTCCGGTGGATTATAGCAAATCACTTTGTATACCACTCAGTGACCttgtgcaagtcactttaaaaCTTTGAAGATGTACATAACTGATGCCCCTTTTACCTGGCCAGTGACTGATATAAACTTCATGAACTTACATAGCGGCCAAAAGCCCCTTTTGACTATCCTCATCATGTTTCTTAGCACGCAGCTCTATCCTCGTATTGCAGTATTTCTTCAACATCCTCGTCCCCACAGTGAAACCGACCAATGAAATAATCGTCAAAGCCACACAGAATACTCTAAAAGTCGTTTTACTGCCTCCGCGATCCCAAGCAACGTAAGATATAAAAACACTCAGAGACCCGACTGCGCTAAAAATTGAGCAATAGGAATTTAAAGTAGTCCGAGCATTGGCCGAGACTGCTAAATCTGCAAGTAGGGCGGAGTGATGTAAGTCGACCATGGTGAGGAATCCATCATAAAGGCACAGACAGATCACGAACTGTATCGATGGGTTCGTCCACGATATCCAAAATGCCAGGAATGAGAGGCAGAAGAACGGGCCATTCCAAGAAAGTGCAGACATCCGACGAAACACAACCCCTGGCTCACCGGACTTGGAGTTTAGAAACTTTCTGTCGCTCAACCAGCCGAATAACGGATCGTTTACCGAGTTCCATATCAGGAATATCGTCTCGCCGACCCAGAATGACGTCTTGTCGATCTTGTATATTGAGACGAAGACCTCGACGTGATAGAGGAGGAATACGTTGTGTAGAATGGAGGTGAACAGGGCCAGAGACCCGTACCAGACCTCTAGCGCCATCTTGTTGTAGAAGTTATAACATCTGAAAGTAGAAACAACTTTATTGAGCATGGCATGAATGGATACGAACTGAAGACAACATTTCagtcatttgtttattttttcagtACTGGTACCTCTATTCTGAAGCTGAAACTAGCTAAAGGAGAAACAAAACTGAGAATATTGTGGAGTGATGATCGGATGTATATCTATAGGTCCACGGAATTCTGAAGTGTGAGCCGGGTGCCACCTCCTTCTTCTGCCTCTTGCCAAGCCTTGGCAGTACCATAACaaacatattttcaaaattgctcTGCGAGACAGACAGACTATGTTACAGATTCTCGCAGTGTCAGTCAACTAGTGACAGCGGCATAACACACACAGACAAAAGAAATTAGAGAGACTGAAAAATCAGTCAGTGGCCAGCCATGgtgtctacatgtatttagggaATACAATGTAATGTATAGTGTACATTTACGCACACAAATGTATACTACTTCCGAAACCATTCTAAAACCCACCGTTAAGTAACTTCTATGTGAGTTGATCACCATTTAAATAAACCAACAATCTTTTCTAATACGTTAACAACACTCACCATCATGAATTGATTTACAAATATCACAATCAGGGGGCTTAAAATCAAAATTGATCGACAGAACTTCTCCCGTGCGGATGATCAGCTGTTGACCATCTTTGaaagtagatggcagcactgaatcAACCTCAGCAATGGAAATTTAAAGGGATAGTCCACCATTGGTTTTGATGCGGCGGGGTGATCTTGACAATGTGCAATCTTGATGATCAAGATGCTCATGACTAGGATATTTATAGTTAacatgggaggggggggggggggtttggctGCCTGAAATCATGATTTCTTCCTTCAAAATGTAGGGTCAAGTAAGCTGTAGGCCTACCTTTCGACATGCTCCAGGTTGTCTTTTCTCCAGGATTGTAGCTGTCCATCTGACTGAGGAGCGCAGGAGATCAAAGTCACCCTTAATTACATTAAAAGGCTAATCTGGATCAGTCTTTTAGGACACTTATACCAAGTTGTGGTCAATTTTCAACGAAAGTCTTTCCTCCCTAgctcccctgccgtggaccGTCAGTACTACGTAATACGCACACAAGACGTCTCATGGGAGTCATGCTGGTTGAATAGTACAAATATGATAAACCGCAAATTTGAGGACATGCTACCTCTGACTTATTGGATGACGGGTttgcgggagctggttcaggggttccagctggaaatcgtcccccgccccaGCACCGGgacgagtgttggcctgagcttcaggatggGGGAGACATACGGAGTTACATCGTCAGAATAAACGCGTTCACTGGTATCATGTCTTGTTAAAACACCAGACTAAAAATTTAAGGGGTCAGGTCATCAAGGGATAAGGTTGCAATGAAATGGAGTGCGCCCCTGCCGTCTCTTACCTCAGGCACAAAGGGCCCACTGCCTTTgactgagctatcatctcaccatgcttgtgaagacataCACAACCTGGCCCCCTCTTCTACCCTTACGAAAATGATCAGGGATccaccatggtgaaatcagagTTTACCATGTTCACCATGGTAAAGTGCTGACAGttcatggtgaattgtggattaaCCATGGTGtgattgagacacatttttcctaagggatGATTGCGGGTTCGAACCTCAATGTCACTGTGGACGCGAACACGTTTTGCGGCTAAGGatcaatcatgatcatcagaTGGAAACAACTCACGCTTTGAACGTCATGTGTTTCATTCTCGACTTGAACAGTCATCCGAGTCGGGTTAGAGTCATTGACGCCTGATTCCTTGGGATGCCCAAGTATGCGCGTCCGGTgtgcagtaaaacctctctattaaggacacccttgggactgaaaagtactgtcttagagaggtcaaattgaatggcaacaaccaattcggaaccaaaactagtgtccttaatagagagctgtccgctaagggaggttttactGTGTATGTGAACAGCACACGCCCACTTTACCAAAGAGCCTGCAGCTGAGGTTGAATATCAAGTGCAACCTATCAACTAACGCTCAACTTAACCGGAAATGACTTCATAGTGAGCTAGGGATAGGATGGTGGTTAGGAGTAGACTCTGTGTGAGGATTAACAACaaatgtgatgttatttattaaATTATTATTCCTGCAGTGCCTTCTTAGTTGTATAAGAGGTATGTATATTACTTATAGGTTACGTTTAACATACCGTATCATTGTTAAATTGTTGAGGCGTTGACTCCCATCGAAATATCAGTTGCTTAGTTGTCAGTTTCATTCATTCTCGATATGAGTTATGACAACTGGTCGCCGGGTGTTTCGTACCATTATGTTTGTATCCTGGTGCACTTTTGTCCTTCTTTATTATCACAATAACGAAGCCACATCAGCTGCATATGATATGGTTTCTCCTGAAGCTTGCGTGAGTCATCCCCATGATGTATTAGATGGGTGTTTCTGTAGGGGGGGTTTTCTAGTGTATAGATAAAGACACACTGTATCCCACCTACTCCTACCTGTGTCATGtaggtgtaggcctatatgattAAATACACATTGCCTAGCtcagtacagtaaaacctctctattaagggcacccttgggactgaaaagtactgtccttaataaagaggtgtcttgattagagaggtcaaattgaatggcaacaaccaatttgggactaaaactagtgtccttaatagagaggttgtccttagtagagaggtgtccgctaagggaggtttcactgtatgtTGGTTTTATTATAGGGTAGGCCTCTGAGTCCTACTAGTAGCTTACTAACAAACAGAAACCATGCTGATATTAACCCTACAGAAATAGCTTGTTTGTAGTTAGGCCTCTTTTGGCACAGTTAGTGGGAAGGCTAGgtttgattatacatgtattatcatttccCAACTGAGCAAATATTTGGTGACCTCAGGAAGAGTGAATGGATTTTTCTGAGTATGATGACCAGTTAAGGAAgggtaaagtttgtttattatagtgtcacccctaatgaaagggccagccagctttttggcttatgagacactcttcacttccaaactcctatctctaatgccaggcgcctggcgagaaggcagtttgtaccctatatttaactagctggcggctaaccaaccggccgcatcggaaagaggttaccagcgggcctcgtaccttcgaccttccgttcacgaggcgggcgCCTTAACAACTAGGCCATCGTGACCGGAAGGGTAGGTCAGTTTGCCTGAGTGAATAACCTCAAATGTGAGTGTCTTCATCAATGGCCAGCTACAATCATGGTAAATGTATGTGGGTTCATCCACTATCACTTTAGGTATAGTATATTCCAGTTTCTCAAGTAACCTGACTATAAAACCTTTTCTAGTTCtgagagagactggcgccatgcctagtctctcttaaagcacagtcaacagacaccaaccccctcagactcagaaaccacaaacgcccaacccttcgcTATAGGCGTACAATGAAGACCTAGTTTGTATATTTTTGGATTACACCAAATCCCAGCTCAGCTTCTTCACAAGTTGGTTTATCAATATTGTCTGAATCCTAAGCCCCATTACAAACATGTGGTAGCACTTTCAAAGGGTTAGTGTCTTGTTAAAGTGCATCCTGACCCTCAGTCAAGATGTTGAGGGGGGCGGAGGGGGCTCTGTCACTATAGAGACTGTAGGCCTTTATTCAACTTTAAAACTGGTGATTTCAGTCCCTTTCCGGGCAGTCTAACTAATGCATTGATATCTTGGCTTGATAGAATCTTGGAATGATAGAATATTGGACTTGTCGAAGTGGTCACTCTGAGATAAGACATGCAAAAGATACCTATCTTGAAAacttctttttaaaaatctgaCTTCATGATCATTGGGGGTGGTGACAAAATCCATGATAAAAAATTACTTTatctgcaaatacatgtatagtgataGCAATGATCTAATCATGTATGATGATGATCAACATCCTTTTCCTAAAAATTGCCAGAATATCATGCTTTAGTTTATGACATATCATGTGCATACTGTGTATTCACATTTATAAGGTCAGTTCTTTTAGACACCATGATGACATATCATGTGCATACTCTATATTCATCCTTATAAGGTCAGTTCTTTTAGACACCAGGATGACATATCATGTGCATACTCTATATTCATCCTAATAAGGTCTGTTCTTTTAGACACCATGATGACATATCATGTGCATACTCTATATTCATCCTAATAAGGTCTGTTCTTTTAGACACCATGATGACATATCATGTGCATACTCTATATTCATCCTAATAAGGTCTGTTCTTTTAGACACCATGATGACATATCATGTGCATACTCTATATTCATCCTTATAAGGTCAGTTCTTTTAGACACCATGATGACATATCACATGCATACTCTGTATTCACCTTTAGAAGGTCAGTTCTTTTAGACACCATGATGACATATCATGTGCATACTCTATATTCACCTTGATAGGTCATTCAAGCAGAAACACCAAGATAGGAAATAGAGTTCCAACGACCTTATGAGAGTGAAGA is a genomic window containing:
- the LOC135488965 gene encoding transmembrane protein 180-like translates to MALEVWYGSLALFTSILHNVFLLYHVEVFVSIYKIDKTSFWVGETIFLIWNSVNDPLFGWLSDRKFLNSKSGEPGVVFRRMSALSWNGPFFCLSFLAFWISWTNPSIQFVICLCLYDGFLTMVDLHHSALLADLAVSANARTTLNSYCSIFSAVGSLSVFISYVAWDRGGSKTTFRVFCVALTIISLVGFTVGTRMLKKYCNTRIELRAKKHDEDSQKGLLAAIVPDDVAHLPERAVLKTFVKQLLSHRNFGWFAAMNLVQVFHCHFNSNFFPLFLDHLLGDAISQTGCSVLLGISFIAPHINNLYFLTLCRRMGVYAVIRMLFFIKLILAIVMLLLGPSSIWLLAIFIASNRVFTEGTCKLLNLVISDLVDEDFVIHGRKQAVSALMFGTSALVSKPGQTLAPLLGMWLLSVQTGHDIFQSGNADGSIKLNLKEMDTVAAEAYRMGVFSLLIYIPVACAIFQLFAWSHFTLHGRRLHWVKSVRAGATSDTV